The DNA region AGAACAGACACTGAAAAAAGAATGAGCATAAAAAAGCCGCTGCCTCTAAACAACGGCCCTGCCACAATGAGAGCAGGAACAGGAAGATGCAGTTCGCCGGTCATGAGAAAGGTTTTAAACCCAAGCAATCCCAGCGCAAGCTGGCTAAAAAAGACAAAGGAAAAGAACGCCCATGCATAGGAACGCACCTTGCGCTGCGTACGCCTGTCCAGCAACACCCCGCATAGCCATGCAGCATAGACAGCTATAATAAAGATCTCCACAGACCCGCTTCCCGGAACAAAACGGTCAGCAAGAAGCAGCGTCATATTTTTCGGCATGACACGGCAAAGCCACAAACCACCACTTGCCAAAGCAAACACTGCGGTCTGACTGAGCGCCGTTGATCTCCCTTTAAAAAAACGGGCATCTGCTTTCTCTGTGGTCAGAATCCATGCCCCTAACAGGCTAAAGGCACATACACCGACCATGATCACCACAAGCCGCATCCAAGGCTGCCCTTCCGCCATACGGATTTGAACAAAATCTATCCCTGTCTGAACCCAAAGGAATGAACTGATAAAAAGAGTTGCTGAACAAACAAAGCGCGCCCAGCCGAGTCGGGTAAAAACCAGACCGGACATGGCAACAATAGCAACGGCCAGCCCCATATCACCGAACCGAAAAAAATGTGCAGCCAAAAGCAGCAAGCCCAACACAGGGACAACAAGCCACCCTGCATGAAGCGGAGGAACTGATGGTTCCTCGTAGGCAGTAATCACTGCCGGATCACACTTTTTTTGCGGTGTAGTCATATATTATCCTTTGCAACTAAGTTTTTTTGCCGGATCCAGCCGCTGCATTAATGATTCGTAATTTTCCTCTACAAGAGTGCCGAAACGAAGCTTAGGACGGTACTGTTCCATGTAGTAGAAGACACATTCAGCGACAATTGCAAGAACCTGCTTTTCACAGAAAATTCCGCCAAGCTCGGATGCAAGACGCGGATGCCTGCCCAGTTTACCACCGAGCACTACCCTGTATCCATCTTCCACAGC from Halodesulfovibrio aestuarii DSM 17919 = ATCC 29578 includes:
- a CDS encoding 4Fe-4S binding protein encodes the protein MTTPQKKCDPAVITAYEEPSVPPLHAGWLVVPVLGLLLLAAHFFRFGDMGLAVAIVAMSGLVFTRLGWARFVCSATLFISSFLWVQTGIDFVQIRMAEGQPWMRLVVIMVGVCAFSLLGAWILTTEKADARFFKGRSTALSQTAVFALASGGLWLCRVMPKNMTLLLADRFVPGSGSVEIFIIAVYAAWLCGVLLDRRTQRKVRSYAWAFFSFVFFSQLALGLLGFKTFLMTGELHLPVPALIVAGPLFRGSGFFMLILFSVSVLLVGSAWCSHLCYIGAWDDRMSRVHRGRTGRLPAWAPKVRIVLAVVVFAIALGMGLSGVPVVVAVWLAALFGMTGVAVMLFMSRRMKLMVHCSSFCPLGVMSNLLGKISPWRLRFSKDCTKCNACIAVCRYNAITPERLEAGVPAFSCSLCRDCTAVCKHGAAEVRFFGIASPRVTHIFVVLVTSLYAIFLGVARM